In the Salvelinus sp. IW2-2015 unplaced genomic scaffold, ASM291031v2 Un_scaffold1337, whole genome shotgun sequence genome, agagacacgacacacacagacacacaacacacacacactgacagaacacactgacagacacaggcgacagaagagacacagacacacacgacacacacacacacacacacacaacacgacagacacaatacagagagagacacagcaccacacacacgacagagacagacagacacacacacacaccgacacacacactgacagacacaaaCGACAgacgagagacacagacacacacacgacagagacagacagacacacacaccacacacacactgacagacatagacgacagagacacacagaccaccacacaCTCTGACACCCACACACTCTGATACCCACACACTCTGACACCCACACATCTGGACACCCACACACTCTGACACCCACACCACTCTGACacccacatgacacacacactgacacacacactgacacacacactgacacacacactgtggcagAGAGAATTGAGATACTGGAACTGCGCAAGTTCCAAGAGAAACAAAACTGGAGCCAAAAAGAGGAGGATATGTTCAGGAAAGtaggtcagagagagggagagggtgctaGGAAAACGAGACAGAAGAGATCCGACTCAGAAAGAGAAAACGTGATTGTGGACTTAAAATTCACTATTTCTTGTTTCTTCTCNNNNNNNNNNNNNNNNNNNNNNNNNNNNNNNNNNNNNNNNNNNNNNNNNNNNNNNNNNNNNNNNNNNNNNNNNNNNNNNNNNNNNNNNNNNNNNNNNNNNNNNNNNNNNNNNNNNNNNNNNNNNNNNNNNNNNNNNNNNNNNNNNNNNNNNNNNNNNNNNNNNNNNNNNNNNNNNNNNNNNNNNNNNNNNNNNNNNNNNNNNNNNNNNNNNNNNNNNNNNNNNNNNNNNNNNNNNNNNNNNNNNNNNNNNNNNNNNNNNNNNNNNNNNNNNNNNNNNNNNNNNNNNNNNNNNNNNNNNNNNNNNNNNNNNNNNNNNNNNNNNNNNNNNNNNNNNNNNNNNNNNNNNNNNNNNNNNNNNNNNNNNNNNNNNNNNNNNNNNNNNNNNNNNNNNNNNNNNNNNNNNNNNNNNNNNNNNNNNNNNNNNNNNNNNNNNNNNNNNNNNNNNNNNNNNNNNNNNNNNNNNNNNNNNNNNNNNNNNNNNNNNNNNNNNNNNNNNNNNNNNNNNNNNNNNNNNNNNNNNNNNNNNNNNNNNNNNNNNNNNNNNNNNNNNNNNNNNNNNNNNNNNNNNNNNNNNNNNNNNNNNNNNNNNNNNNNNNNNNNNNNNNNNNNNNNNNNNNNNNNNNNNNNNNNNNNNNNNNNNNNNNNNNNNNNNNNNNNNNNNNNNNNNNNNNNNNNNNNNNNNNNNNNNNNNNNNNNNNNNNNNNNNNNNNNNNNNNNNNNNNNNNNNNNNNNNNNNNNNNNNNNNNNNNNNNNNNNNNNNNNNNNNNNNNNNNNNNNNNNNNNNNNNNNNNNNNNNNNNNNNNNNNNNNNNNNNNNNNNNNNNNNNNNNNNNNNNNNNNNNNNNNNNNNNNNNNNNNNNNNNNNNNNNNNNNNNNNNNNNNNNNNNNNNNNNNNNNNNNNNNNNNNNNNNNNNNNNNNNNNNNNNNNNNNNNNNNNNNNNNNNNNNNNNNNNCctttcatcacacacaccacccactccgaccactcctctcccacagACACTTCGAACCCACTCCTCTCCCCACAGACACTCTGACCCACTCCTCGCCCACAGACACTCTGACCCACTCCTCTCCCACAGGACACCTGACCCACTCCTCTCCCACAGGACACTCCGCTCCCCACAGACACTCTGACCCACAGACACTCTGACCCACAACACTCTGACCCCACAGACCACTCTGACCCACAGACACTCTGAcccactccctctcccacagacactcacccactcctctccCACAGACCATCTTGACCCACTCCTCGCCCAGAACCACTCTGGACCCACCTCTCCCACAGACACTCTGGATCCCCACTCCTCTCCCACAGACACTCTTGACCCCACTTCTCACGACACTCCTCTCCACAGACACTCTGACCCCCACAGCACTGCCTCTCCCACAGAACACCCTCTGCCCACAGACACTGTGACCCACACGACCACTTCTGACCCACAGACACTGCTGCCCACAGACACTCTGACCCTACTCCTCTCCCACAGAGACACTCTGAATTCTCCACAGACACTGCTGCCAACCCCCACAGATCACTCCTCTGCCCACAGACACTGCTGACCACTCTCCAcacactctcccctctcccacaGACTCTCCAACATCTATCCCACTCTCCCACAGACACTCTGACCCACAGACACTGTGACCCACAGACACTCTGACCCACAGACATCTGACCCAACAACACCTACCTTACTCCTCTCCCACAGACACTCTGACCCACTCTCTCCACAGACACCTGACCCACTCCTCTCCACAGACACTCTGACCCACTCCTCTCCCACAGACCACCTGACCCACTCCTGCTCCCACAGACACTCTGACCCACTCCTCTCCCACAGACACTCGACCCACTCCTCTCCCACAAACAATCGACCCACAGACACTCTGACCACAGACACTCTGACCACCCTACTCCCACAGACACTCTGACCCACTACCTCTCCCACGATACTCTACCTGCGTTGAGAGTCCAGTTGTGTGCTTCTCTTCTGttgttcctccttctctcttgtcACCTGCTCCCTTGCCGCTTGGCCTTCCTCGATTCTTCTCCtctgactccctccctcctcgcATTCTCCTTCACCGCTTGCTGAgggacaggacagcagacagcagcagacgatgtgtgtgtgtatgagagtgcattgtgtgtgtgagggatgtGTGCGTTAgtgagtgatggagtgtgtgtgtgtgtacaagaaagtgtgtgtgtgtgactgagaaaCAATAGTTGGCCAACAAGAGCCAGAAAAACAAGATAGGCAGCAAAACAGATAACCAGCATCTGTAGGATCAAGGAATCCTCTTAATAAACCAAAATCACCGTGTAAACAGTTCAAATGAGAATAAACACACCACGTCTGCCATACGAACACTGGTCAACACTTGTCAACACTTGGTCAACACTAGGTCAACACTAGGTCACACTAGGTCAACACTTGGTCAACACTAGGTCAACACTAGCAACACGTGGAAAGCATCAGGGTAAATATCTCTAGTCCTCCTGtgttcccttccttctctctgtacTAATACTACCTCGGACTAACTGATACTACCTTGTACTAATACTAACTGATTACTACCTGGTAATAACACTACCTGGAAACTATACTAACTGACAGTACCTGGATAACAGTACCTGGTACTAATACTAAAACTAACACTACCTGGACTAATACTAACTGACACTACTTAATAACACCACCTGGTACTAATACACACCTAGATAACACTACCTGGATTACTACGACACTACTGAATAAACTACCGGTACTAATACTACTGTAATACACTACCTGGTAATAACACTACCTTGGTACTAATACTAAGCTGATAACACTACCTGGTAATAACACTACCTGGTCAATACTAATAGCAATTAATACCTGATACTAATTACTAACTGATACGACCTGACTACAACTGATACTACCTGTACTGAATACCTAACTGATACTACCTGTGAATAACACTACCTGAACTAATACTAACTGACAGTACCTGGTAATAACACTACCTGGTACTAATACAACTAAACACTACTGTACTAATACTACACTACCTTATATAACACTACCTGAGTACTAATACTAACTGACACTACCGTAATAACACCACCTGTACTAATACTAACCTTGTAATAACACTACCTGGAACATAATCTAACTGACAGTACCTGTAATAACACTACCTGTACTAATACGAACTAACACTACCTGGTTACATACTAACTGCACACTACCTTATAATTAACACTACTGTACTAATACTAACTGACACTACCTATAACACCACCTGGTACTAATACTACCTGGTAATAACACTACCTGTAATAAACACTACCTGTAATAACCTACCTAGGTACAAACAATGACACTACCCGTATAATACTAACTACACTACCTGTAAAACACTACTCTACTAATACATGTAAACACTACCTGTAATAATCACTAATACACTACCTGGTAATAACACCACCTGTACTAATACTACCTTGTAATAACACTCTGCGTACTAATACACTACCTGTATAAACACATACCTGGGAATAACATTGAAAACTACACTACCTGGTAATAATTACTACCTGACTAATACTCGTAATAACACCTACCTGTACAATACACCTGAAAAAACCTGACTGAATAAACCACCTGGTACTAATACTACGCTTGGTAATAACACTACCTGGTACTAATACTAACTGACACTACCTGATACTAATACTAACTGAACGACCTGGTACTAACTGATACTACCTGGTACTAATACTAACTGATACTACCTGGTAATAACACTACATGGTACTAATACTAACTGATAGTACCTGGCAATAACACTACCTGGTACTAATACTAACTGATACTACCTGGTAATAACACTATCTGGTACTAATACTAACTGAACTAACTYATACTACCTGGTAATACCACTACCTGATACTAATACTACCTTATAATAACACTACCTGATACTAATGGTAGTACCTGGTAATAACACAACCTGGTACTAATACTAACTGGTACTACCTGGTAATAATACTACCTGACACTAATACTAACTGGTAATACCACTACCTGATACTAATACTACCTTATAATAACACTACCTGATACTAACTTATAGTACCTGGTAATACCACTACCCGGTACTAATACTACACCTGGTACTAATACTAACTGATACTACCTGGTAATAACACTACCTGATACTAATACTAACTGATAGTATCTGGTAATAACACTACCTGATACTAATACTACCTGGTAATAACACTACCTGATACTAATACTAACTGATACTAATACTACCTAGTAATAACACTACCGAATACTAATACTAACTGATACTACTTAGTACTACCTGCTACTAACTGAACTACCTTGTACTAACTGAACTACCTGGTAGTTACAGTCaattacggattacaaaaagaagaccagccctgtcgcggacaccgacgtcttgctcccagaccaaCTAAACAAcaactttgctcgctttgagaataatactgacacggcccgctactaaaacctgcgggctctccttcaccgcagccaacgtgagtaaaacatttaaacgtgttaaccctcgcaaggctgctggcccagacggcattattagccacgtcctcagagcaggcgcagaccagctggctggtgtgtttacagacatattcaatcaatccttatcccagtctgctgttcccacatgcttcaagagggccaccattgttcctgttaccAAGAAAGCtatggtaactgaactaaatgactatcgccccgtagcactcacttccgtcatcatgaagtgctttgagagactagtcaaggatcatattctCCActctaccggacaccctagacccactccatttgctTATCGCCacaatagtccacagacgacacaatcacactgccctaacccatatggacaagaggaatacctatgtaagaatgctgttcatcgattatagcacagcatttaacaccattgttccctccaaactcgtcatcaagctcctGGGTCtggaccctgccctgtgcaactgggtcctggactttgtttcctaccctcaccacctggggggcggcccgtcaacctccaccccgctgatcctcaacactggggccccacaagggtgcgttctcagccctctcctgtactccctgttcatccatgactgagtggccacgaccgcctccaactcaatcatcaagtttgcagacgacactacagtggtaggcttgattaccaacaacgacgagacYgcctacagggaggaggtgagggccctcggagtgtggtgtcaggaaaataacctcacactcaacgtcaacaaaYcaaaggagatgatcgtggacttcaggaaacagcagatggcgcacccccctatccacatcgacgggacagtaggggaaacgtggaaagttttaagttcctcggcgtacacatcaacgacaaactgaaatggtccacccacacagacagtgtggtgaagaaggcgcaactgcgcctcttcaacctcaggattctgaagaaatttgtcttgtcaccaaaaacacaaacttttacagatgaacaatcgagagcatcctgtcgggctgtatcaccgcctggtacggcaactgctccgcccacaactgtaaggctctccagagggtagtgaggtctgcagaacgcatcaccaggggcaaactacctgccctccaggacacctacaccacccgatgtcacaggaaggccaaaacgatcatcaaggacaacaaccacccgagccactgcctgttcacctgaTACTACCTGATACTAACTGAATTACCTGGTACTAACTGATGCAACATTATTTACCTGGTACTACCTGATACTAATACTACCTGATACTAATATTAAATGAACTACCTGATACAATATGCTACTAAAACTACCTGATACTACCTGATACTAACAGATACTAACAGATACTAACAGAACTACCTGGCATTACCTAGTACTACATGGCACTAAGTGATAAGGAATACCTGTAGACTGTACCTTCCCACTAACACAGTCAATGTCATTTAGACAGACAGATGAGGAAATGTGTTTATCATTAACTTGTGTCTAATGAGGTGGGAGCACATTGTTTTTTACCATCCAGTTGCCAATGCTCAAACTCACCTGGAACATGTTCTTGAAGTTGTTGAGGTCACCGAAGAACTCTTCGACAGAAATCTTGCGAGGGTCGAACACAAAGTAGTTCCCCAGGTCAGAGTACTGCTTCTCCATGTTATTATGCATCATTTCCAACTTCTCATGTTGCTCTCTGGCACTGGCCACAAAGGTGTGAGGAACAGTATTAAGGAGTACACAGCCTGGcaacacagagctacacacacaccacccccaccacacagagctacacacacaccacccccaccacacaaGAGCtatacacacaccacccaccacacagagctatacacaccaccaccaccacacacagagctatacacaccaccaccacccaccacacagagctatacacaccaccaccaccaccaccacacagagctttacacaccaccaccaccaccacacagagctatacacaccaccaccacacaccacacagagctataccacaccaccacacagagctatacaccaccaccacacagagctatacacaccaccaccacacagagctatacacacacaccaccaccaccacacagagctacacaccaccaccaccacacagagctacacacaccaccaccaccacacagagctataccacgaccaccaccacacagagctatacacaccaccaccacacagctaTAAGCACCACCCACAGAGctatacacaccaccaccacacagagctatacacaccaccaccacacagagtataacaccaccaccacacagagctatacacaccaccaccacacagagctatacacaccacaccacacaagctaacacacaccaccaccacacagagctacacacaccacacacaagcatcACACTCATCATAGATGCTCAAACACaatcataaacaaacacacattcagcTTTCAGCATGAAAAGGCTTACGGCAATGACAGAATATTTCCTGTCTAGATCGTAATTCGTAAGACGTGTAGAGATCCTTTGAAACGACACCTTACATAAAGTTTGATTGGTCTAGAGGAGGTCAAAAACGATCAAACTAAGTTTTGATTGGTCTAGAGGAGGTCAAAAGGATCGAACTAGTTTGATTGGACCAGAGGAGGTCAAAAGGATCAAACTAAGTTTGATTGACCAGAGGAGGTCAAAGGGATCAACTAAGTTTGATTGGACCAGAGGAGGTCAAAAGGATCAAACTAAGTTTGATTGGACCAGAGGAGGTCAAAAGGATCAAACTAAGTTTGATTGTCAGTGATTTGCAGTAGTAAAGGATATAGTCATTTTCTCCACAAACATGTCCCTGTCACTCTGTGGAGGAGGAAAGGTCTCCAGATCCTTTTCCAGAGTCTTCAACACACAGCCCATCTGCACCAGGGTCTTCTGCAGGGTCTCGGCCGACACTGAGACAGGGGTTAGAGGGAACAGGTCATTGTGTCATCAAAGGAAACACggatgaggagaggaaacaaGTGTGTGAGAGTATTGGTACTAGTGTTTAGTTCTGAGGGTAGGTGTTAGGTGGAGTCCGTGGTTACCTCGGCTGGCCTTCTCTACGTGAACAAGTTCATCGGGGAACATCAGGACGTCGGGGTACTGCTCCTGACACACGTCAACCAGGAAGTGCAGGAGAGTCTGCTTCAGGTCAGTTGTCTTGGTGTCCCGCAGCTGATTGGACAGAGGGCAGATTCTAAAGTACACCCCTTTTTAAAACCTTTCATGCAGCCTTGGTTTATTACATAAATGTTTACCGTGTTACACACACTGTCTGTAGATAtgagagtgtgtgtctctgtgtaggtGGTTATGTACATGCAGCGCTCTACGTTGACCATTTTTTACAAGGCGCACGTGTGCCTAAATTGACAAATTTAGGAGCACACagaaatttaggagcacaatgaaCAATATTTGCGGTAACAAGCCATTTTCTTGGTAGTAATGGTGCAAGCATGACGGTGATGAATCTGCGCTCTGTGTGTATTGTCCATTGCACTCAGGGGCCGCGGTACAGTGAAGTGATCACTGCAACAATCATCTGGTGCTCCAACAAATCTACTTTTTCTAATAAGCGAGTAAAATGGTAGCACTGTAGAGCCATGACGTGTCTCTCACCTTGCAGAGGTAGCTGATGCTGAATCCYAAGGCCTTGGCGTTGCGGGAACCGGCGTTCATGTAGTTGCCCACCAGCAGGATGATCTGcagcagctgggagaaggtggtGCTCTTCTTCAGTTCCTCGCAGGCCGCCGTCACGGACACCACGTCCGGCTTGATGTTGTTTAGCTGCTCGTCAAACTGCAGCCGGAACAAGATGGCCGTCAGCCGAGGCTTCAGACGCTTCACTGTCGACatctga is a window encoding:
- the LOC112070490 gene encoding protein diaphanous homolog 1 encodes the protein MAEGGYAIGLRVVAMAEGWYADGLRVVCDGLRVVCDGLRAGMRVAEVGMRWAEGAIFLGSFRMPYEEIKNVILEINEKLLSESMVQNLIKQLPEQETLNVLGEMKDEYEDLAEAEQFGVVMSTVKRLKPRLTAILFRLQFDEQLNNIKPDVVSVTAACEELKKSTTFSQLLQIILLVGNYMNAGSRNAKALGFSISYLCKLRDTKTTDLKQTLLHFLVDVCQEQYPDVLMFPDELVHVEKASRVSAETLQKTLVQMGCVLKTLEKDLETFPPPQSDRDMFVEKMTTFVASAREQHEKLEMMHNNMEKQYSDLGNYFVFDPRKISVEEFFGDLNNFKNMFQQAVKENARREGVRGEESRKAKRQGSR